ATCAAAATaaaacttgtttttatttattttacgatATGAATCAATTGTGTGTATgaatcagacctgttaaataatgattattaATGGCAATGATTATTAGTTTAATTACATTCTTTCAAAGCCATTTAATGATTAATTGCTATCATTTTCTGTTTTTAAGGATTactttccaattaaaaaaaaaaatgattttttacgtgtattgaaaaaatcaaaaaccaataAATAATAATCAAACATAATCAAAATaggatttttgtttacttttgatttttttcgataatttttcagCTTTGTTGCATGCACCGGATAATTTCTTCATACAAGTAAATTtcaggatgcaatagtaaatcgcgCTTTTCCAGGCATCTATCtgtatatacttaaataaaaaccTTCCtctgtcgttaatacaacaacaaaaacctctTAAGCaccattttttccaaaaattactttttgatGCAGTTTAATAGAGCATCAACCAGGCACAACCACACCCAAAAAACCCCTATCTGACGAGTTTACTTTATATGTTTACTATGAGATATTCAAATAGGTTTATTTTATGTTGGTGAGCAGGTTAACACTCtaaggcccgggttttcagtgcgagtttaagttAACTACCACTTTGGGCGCTTTAAATCAgataagaaataaaattttatgtaatTGGCCAAAGTAGCAAAATAAAATTGAACTCAACTTTAACTGAAGCTCCCACTTATAAATCGAGATTAAAATCTTGCAAAGTTTGCCagtatctttaaaaacgaagatGTTTCAACTTCATTTTGGCTCATCCGATTCCCACAGTTTTTGCCTATTTTAATAAGTTATTCGCCGATTCCAATATAATCGCATAGGTTGAAAATTTTGTACAAAGAGCTGAAATACCAAAAACGCATAGTAAGTTAAATATGGTTTGGAGCTACATAACATAAACACCGTGTTATGTAGAGGAGTAAAAATGGACTGTGGCACATCTCAAATAAAGATAATTTTGTGCGTACCATGCATAGATATCTCATGAAAGCTTTAATTTTGATATCCCTTATCAATGAAATTAGATAACATACTATCAATATTTTTTAACCTGTTGTACATGGACATACAAATGTTAAACATATTATCTTGGATATAACAACTGATAGTAATTAAGGATGAGAGCTAAGAGGATCGTTCTAACTTGACGTCAAACTATAAACCTAGTATTACTCATAGATATTATTAGAACTTATAGCTTTGTGGATTATTAGCGCCCCTTCCCCCAAGGTAATCGCCGGTATATTTATAGCGCGAGATAAGCGCTCAATATATGTATGCTTTTACATCCAAAAATGTACTTGCATGTACAAATTTTCCTGTGAATACTATGAACGGTAATGTTTCCTTCAACAAAACGAAAAACTAATGAAAAGTAATAAAAGATAATcgtaaaaaattatgatttttttctaattgtaAACAaactttaggccgagcttctcttccaatttgtgtcgtgctccttttaatttttcctacaaaggcgggacgggacctacttgtgttatgccgactccgaacggcatctgcaaagtgTGCATGAGTTTTCagtgacagcttttcatggcagaagtacactcggagtgcttgccaaacactaccgaggggcgcgCTTAAAAagatttcttctaattgaaaaacttcgtTTCacaaattttgacgttgctttgctcggggcgtgtatatccaggatcttcggtgtggtaggaggagcacgttaccatcacataCGGCGGCCGCGAATTAGTACTTCCTTTTTTCGGAATAATCATTGGCAATTTAAATAGGCATCTAAATAATGATGGTTTTTAATGCTCGTTCAAGTTTAACAGGTCTGTTATGAGTATGCATTGGGGAAACTTAATAGCATACAATGCAATTCttagattattatttataaatatttaatattcaTGATCTAATATCCCATTTTATTAATCCATGTACTAATGCTTGTCTATCAAAATTAATCCTCATTTTGTGGGCAACTTTGTTTGGTGAATTCATCGAATGAGCGCAAGTTCAACGCTTCCAATTTGCAATATGATGATCACCATTTTCACTTTTTCCAGCTtgtacttttaattaaaaaaaaaaaaaaaagatactaaCTACTATCAGCTACATATACCTGGCGCTATAAATTTACTTTCATTACTTTTCGAATCTTTTTTATCGTCCATTTTTCGAGTCTTTTTGTGCCTATTTTTTATTTGTACCAACGTTTTAATCTTCCATGAAGCGGAaacaataaatttgtatatttttaatggctgaaaaaaaaatccaaattttttctgTTAATATTTATGACAGGAAAGTTGTATAACTTCCATTTTAACCTTTGATAATTGTGTGATTCATTGCAAATTGTTGCGCCGACTTAATACACTGTTTTCATACGCACAGAAATCCTTTTGGTCATGTTTCTTTGAACTTTAATTTAGCTGATGTACTTTTGGATATGATTGATATTACAATATTTAATGTCATTACTTTTCGAATCTTTTTTATGGTCCATTTTTCGAGTCTTTTTGTGCCTATTTTTTATTTGTACCAACGTTTTAATCTTCCATGAAGCGGAaacaataaatttgtatatttttaatggctgaaaaaaaaaatccaaattttttctgTTAATATTTATGACAGGAAAGTTGTATAACTTCCATTTTAACCTTTGATAATTGTGTGATTCATTGCAAATTGTTGCGCCGACTTAATACACTGTTTTCATACGCACAGAAATCCTTTTGGTcatgttactttgaactttaaTTTAGCTGATGTACTTTTGGATATGATTGATATTACAATATTTAATGTCATTACTTTTCGAATCTTTTTTATGGTCCATTTTTCGAGTCTTTTTGTGCCTATTTTTTATTTGTACCAACGTTTTAATCTTCCATGAAGCGGAaacaataaatttgtatatttttaatggctgaaaaaaaaattcaaattttttctgtTAATATTTATGACAGGAAAGTTGTATAACTTCCATTTTAACCTTTGATAATTGTGTGATTCATTGCAAATTGTTGCGCCGACTTAATACACTGTTTTCATACGCACAGAAATCCTTTGGTCATGTTTCTTTGAACTTTAATTTAGCTGATGTACTTTTGGATATGATTGATATTACAATATTTAATGTCAtttgaataataaaatatgttttatttttattttagttatgtATGTCAATTTTACTTAGACCTTTTTGTCTGTAATTATGGAgcagtatataaatatgtatttatgttttgTACATGACTAAAAACAGAAACTGCATTTACAAATCCTAAGCGAACGACAAGCAATGCGGGAAACAAATCGTTAACCaacaaaattttaagttgtgATTTGTTCATTAGTACCTACTGCAatacagtatatatatgtatgaaacaCTTATGTACGTATGTTAATGAAATGTATTTCTTTGTAGTGAAGTTCGTGTGATGATATCTGTACTTAGTATTGTTTGATAATCCTTGGTATGCGCTTTCATCAAGTATTACGAAAAACTTCTTAATTTTCGAAACTACAATTAAAGAATGTTGTAATTATATCTCTTTTTGCAGTAATTTTACATTTACTGTTACATTTAACGTTTACATTAGGCGGCACTTATCTTCGCCTTGCTGTGGATCCCCTTGTTGGTGGTAGAGCTCCTCATTGCCAGCAGCATCTACAGTGGATACACCTAAGCGACCACCATATGAGCGATGACGAGATGAGTGTGTTACAATTGTGCGCTTAACACGCTCCGAGCCAGCTACTTCCTCCCCATCTCCATTGAATAGCGATGTTTTCATATTATCTCCGACAAACCACTTTTGCGTCTTCATAACTATATTAGTAGGTGGTTCGTGGGTAGCACCAGCATCGGAGGACCAAACAGTTACAAAGGCGTCTGCATCAATTTTAACAGTGCGATGGAACTTGAAAGTGGTTTCATTGCCACCCGCGGTGCGTATTAGTTGCCATCCACCTATTTGAACCTCTTTGTTGCCCTTATTGTGCAGTTTTACAAATTTTCCCTCTGGATCAAGTTCTGAAATCTCGATATCGCCTTTTGCGCTGCCAGTTACAAAATATTCAGATTGACTTAAATCCTCCGACTCTTCAACAACAGTACGCTTCCTTTTCAGGGGCAATGTAGATGCGCCGCGTGATGGAGTTTTACGCAATGGCGTGGCACGTGTACCACGTATACTTTGACTAAACGAACCAGAAGCAGTTGAAGAGTGTGGTGTTATATTAAGACGCGACTCTTCACCACACAACAGTTTATCATAAGCAGCAATTTCCAAATCTAGTGAAACCTAAATAATATATGAATTGTATATTATATATAAGAGCATTAAACTACAAACTTACCTTAATATCCATCAAATCTTGGTATTCCTGCAATTGTTGGGCCATTTCATCGCGCAAGCGTTGGAGTTCGGCCTCTAAATTCGCAATATCCGCATTATGGCGTGCACGTTCACGATCTAGCAATTGCTCCAATTCGCGTAAACGTCCAGTGAGCGCAGCATTTGTGGATTCCAATTCACCAATGCGTGAATTTAGCGCATCAATGCGTGTGCGTGTAGTGCGTAATTCTTCGATGGCATTTGCAGCAGCATTTGAATTACGATTAGCTGCTGAttgcaaatttttcattttttgttcatACAATAATTCAATTTCATCGCGATTGGCACGCATTTGACTCTCATATTGATCCCGTAACTCTTGTAGGGACTGTTGCAATTTGGCCTCATATTGCTCAACCAAACGACCATCAATTTCACTGATCTCGACTTGGCGTCTTGAACGCGTCTCATTCATTTCTTGTATGTGAATTTGATCTTTGAATGTTAGTTCTTCGCGCAAGCTTTGTATGTTATTTTCCAAATCGACGCGTGCTAATGTTTCATCTTCTAATAGTTTTCGTGCCTCATCCAATTGTTGACGCAAACGTTCAAGTTCTTTTAGGGCTTCATTTAATTCATCGACAGCCCTTTTGCGATCCGCATTGGCGGTGTTATATTTGTTGGACAAGTCGGAAGCTCGTGATTCGTACATCCGAGCATTACCTAAAATACAAACATAAGATCGCGAGTTTATTATAAGTAGTTGGAAATAACAGCTTAAAAGAATAAATCGATGCAacgtacaattaaaaaaaaaaaattataataataaattgatAAGAAATGAATTCAAATAATGTAATTATCACTCTTGTGCTATGTTAGTAGGTGCGCATATTTGGATATGTACTATTTACCTTCGGCAAATGAACAATCCTTAGTTTTCTTGTCCAATTTGGCTTTTAGTTCTTCATTTTCATCCCACAATCGTTTAGTATCTATCTCTAATTTCGCCTTTTCGCGTGCCGTCTCATCCAATAAACGCCTCGCATCGCTCAACTCATTTTCGTACATAGACTTAATATTGGTAGCCTCCCGGGTGACCGTATCTCGCGTGGTTTGGACTTCAATGGATAGGCGTGCATTTTCAGTTTCTAAATTGCGCACACGATCTATGTAACAAGCCAGACGATCATTTAAATTCTGCAATTCAGCCTTTTCTTGCAGGCGTGAATGTCTTGTAGGACTCAAAGGGCTTGCAGAGCGATTACCGCCGGGAATCAGTGGAGTTGATGTGCCTCCTGGTTGCGGCTGGGGTGTGGCTGTACTGGCGCGTTTCGACTTCGTTGCCATTTTTCAGTAGTTGAGGGCCTGTAAATAGATTTTCAGCATTAAGAATTTTGCTATACTTGAAAGTTTTACTTTGCAAAAGTAATTGGTAACAATGATCGCATGAAATCCGCGAAATGGAATACAGGCACTTGCAGAACGTAAATGTCAAACAAAATCACTGTTGCCACTTTGATTCTTCCGCTCCAAAGGTGGCTCTTCCTATTGTAAGTAATCATTTGTATACTGGACAAAGAATTTTTCAAATACATCGAGTATTCGGTTAATCTAATCTAAATATGTAAAATGGTCTATAAGCATAGTCCTATAAACTTTTTTGAAGACATCACATTGAAAGACACCCAGCCCTACTTTTAGATTTTCCGAATCAATGAAGTATGGAGGACTTTGGGCCTTGGTAACAAAAATTGCTGCATTTTAATTTTCCCCTCACATTGGCGGAGCCACATATTTTTAAGGTGACTACGACGCGTCGTTTGAGACCTctcccaatatttttggacgcttattagcagtcgatccgtgttttaagttatttatatggtaaaagtctagaacagagGTCGACTGTTAATGCGCGtgcaaaaatatcgatagaggtgtcaaaagacgcgtattgacctcgacaacaataatcgaACCCCcgttctagactattaccattttgACGTACGTCAGACCCGTTTCATATTCTGCACTGCACTCTTTCCTACTTATAGTATGAGTTTGTGAAAAATTGGTTTGCGAAAATAAGCTTATGagataataaatttgtatgtcTTTGATGATACGATCCACAAAATAACAGTATTCAGTTCTTAGCTCTCATCACGCCACGAACGTGCTCTTTATTCGTATatcccaaatttgacaagggatgacggaaaatcgttccaatatacatcatttatccactctgtcggaaaatcaacaaaacaaaataagtgctctttattccaattttttaaacggttttatttagctataCTTGATAgactggctggccggcacgaattttgtaattgaaatttaagtaacttcccgataacctacaagcttgaaacttggaatatagttcagaacccgatgacaataagaaaaaacctccgataggtggcgcatggatc
The DNA window shown above is from Eurosta solidaginis isolate ZX-2024a chromosome 2, ASM4086904v1, whole genome shotgun sequence and carries:
- the Lam gene encoding lamin Dm0, with the protein product MATKSKRASTATPQPQPGGTSTPLIPGGNRSASPLSPTRHSRLQEKAELQNLNDRLACYIDRVRNLETENARLSIEVQTTRDTVTREATNIKSMYENELSDARRLLDETAREKAKLEIDTKRLWDENEELKAKLDKKTKDCSFAEGNARMYESRASDLSNKYNTANADRKRAVDELNEALKELERLRQQLDEARKLLEDETLARVDLENNIQSLREELTFKDQIHIQEMNETRSRRQVEISEIDGRLVEQYEAKLQQSLQELRDQYESQMRANRDEIELLYEQKMKNLQSAANRNSNAAANAIEELRTTRTRIDALNSRIGELESTNAALTGRLRELEQLLDRERARHNADIANLEAELQRLRDEMAQQLQEYQDLMDIKVSLDLEIAAYDKLLCGEESRLNITPHSSTASGSFSQSIRGTRATPLRKTPSRGASTLPLKRKRTVVEESEDLSQSEYFVTGSAKGDIEISELDPEGKFVKLHNKGNKEVQIGGWQLIRTAGGNETTFKFHRTVKIDADAFVTVWSSDAGATHEPPTNIVMKTQKWFVGDNMKTSLFNGDGEEVAGSERVKRTIVTHSSRHRSYGGRLGVSTVDAAGNEELYHQQGDPQQGEDKCRLM